The nucleotide sequence CACCCGCACTGGCACCTACGTCGGCATGTACGGCTGGGACGCGGGCGAGACCGTCGAGGGCTACCGCCTCACCGGCGGCATGTCGAGTGTCGCGAGCGGGCGCATCGCCTACACGCTCGGGCTCGAAGGCCCTGCGGTGACGGTCGACACGGCGTGCTCGTCGTCCCTGGTCGCGGTGCATCTGGCGTGCCGGTCGCTGCGGTCGGGCGAGTCCGACCTCGCGCTGGCGGGCGGCGTGACGGTCATGGCGACGCCGAGCATCTTCGTGGAGCTGGCACGGCAGCGCGGCCTCGCCAAGGACGCCCGGTGCAAGGCGTTCGCCGCCGCCGCCGACGGGACGGCGTGGGGCGAGGGCGCGGGACTGCTCGTCCTGGAGCGGCTGTCGGACGCGCGCCGCAACGGCCACGATGTCCTCGCGGTGGTGGCCGGGTCCGCGACGAACCAGGACGGCGCGTCCAACGGCCTGACCGCGCCGAACGGCCCGTCCCAGCAGCGGGTGATCCGCGCCGCGCTCGCCGACGCGGGCCTTGCGCCCGCCGACGTGGACGTGGTCGAGGCGCACGGGACGGGCACGGCCCTCGGCGACCCGATCGAGGCGCAGGCGCTGCTCGCGGCCTACGGGCGGGAACGCGAGCGTCCGCTGCTGCTCGGCTCGCTGAAGTCGAACATCGGGCACGCGCAGGCGGCGGCGGGCGTCGCGGGACTGATCAAGACGGTCGAGGCGATCCGGCACGGGATCGTCCCGAAGACCCTGCACGTGGACGCCCCCACCCCGCACGTCGACTGGACGTCGGGCGCGGTGGAGCTGGCCACGGCCGCCCGCGCGTGGCCGGAGACCGGGCGGCCGCGCCGCGCGGGCGTGTCCTCGTTCGGCATCTCCGGCACGAACGCCCACGTCATCGTGGAACAGGCCCCCGACCCCGAACCGGCGCCCAGAGCCCAGGCGTGGGGCACCGTCCCGTGGCTCCTGTCGGCCAAGACCGAGGACGCCCTGCGCGGCCAGGCCGAACGCCTCCTCGCCCACCTCGAAGACACCGCGAACAACCCCGCCGACGTCGGTCGCTCGCTGGCCGCCCGGACGGCGTTCGAGCACCGCGCCGTCGTCCTCGGCGCCGACCGGGCCGCGCTGACGGCCGGGCTCGCCGCCGTCGCCGCCGCCGAGCCCGCGCCGGACGTCGTGCAAGGCCGGGCGGGTGAGCGGCACGGCGGGACGGTCTTCGTGTTCCCCGGCCAGGGCGGGCAGTGGCTCGGCATGGCGGCGGACCTGCTCGACCGCTCCCCGGCGTTCGCCGAAGGAATGGCCGCCTGCGCCCGGCACATCGACCCGCTCGTGGACTGGTCGCTGCTCGACGTCGCCCGCGAAACGGCCGACGACGCGTGGCTGGCGCGGGTGGACGTCGTCCAGCCCGTCCTGTTCACGGTGATGGTGTCGCTCGCCGGGCTGTGGCGCTCGCTCGGCGTCGTCCCGGACGCGGTGGTCGGCAGCTCGCAGGGCGAGATCGCCGCCGCGTGCGTCGCCGGGGCGCTGCCGCTGGACCAGGCGTGCCGGCTGATCGTGGAGCGGTCGCGGATCTTCGCCGCCGAGATGGCGGACACCGGCCGCGTCGCGTCGGTCGGCGCGGCGGTCGCGGCCGTGGAGGCGCGGCTGGCCGGTCATCCCGCGCTGTGCGTGGCGGGCGTGAACGGGCCGTCGGCCACGACGGTGGCCGGGCCGGTGGCGGAGCTGACGGCGTTCGTCGCGGAGCTGGAGGCGGCGGGCGTCCGGGCGCGGGTCGTCGCGGCGTCGGTGGCGTCGCACTCGCCGGAGGTCGAGCGGGTCCGGGCGCGGCTGGACGACGTGCTCGCGTTCGTCCGGCCGGAGAACGCCGAGGTGGCCGTCTATTCGACCGTCACCGGGACGGCCGTCGCGGGCGCCGAGCTGACGACCGCGTACTGGTACGAGAACTGCCGCCGTCCGGTCGCGTTCGAGACGGCCGTCCGGGCGCTGCTCGCCGACGGCTACCGCGACTTCGTGGAGTGCGGCCCGCACCCGGTGCTCGCGATGAACGTCGAGGAGATCGCCGAGGGCACCGGCGCGATCGTGGTCGGGACGCTGCGGCGGGGCGACGGCGGCGAGGCGCGGTTCCTGGCGTCCGCCGCCGAGCGGTACGCGCGCGGCGGGCCGACGGACTGGCGGCCGGTGTTCGGCGGTGCGCGCCGGGTGCCGCTGCCCGCCTACGCGTTCGAGCACGAGCGGTTCTGGCTGGAGCCGCGTGCCGGGGGTGACGCGGCCGGTCTCGGGCTCGTCGCGGCCGGGCACCCGTTCCTCGGCGCGGTCACCGACGTCCCCGAGTCCGGCGCGGTGATCCTGTCCGGGCGGCTGTCCCGGACGGCGCACGCGTGGCTGGCCGACCACACGGCGGCGGGCGCGGTCCTCGCGCCCGGCACGGCGTTCGTGGAGCTGGCGCTGCGCGCGGGCGCCGAGGTCGGCTGCGGCGACCTGCGGGAACTCGTCCTCCACACGCCGCTGACGCTGCCCGAGCGGGGCGGCGCGGCGGTCCGCGTCGTCGTGGACGAGGCGGACGAGCCCGGCTCCCGCGAGGTCGCCGTCTACTCCCGCGCCGACGGGACGGACGAGCCCTGGACCGTCCACGCGCGCGGTCGCCTCGCCGTCCCGGAAACCGTGGAAACCCCCGGGCGGGGCGCGTGGCCGCCGCCCGGCGCGACCCCCGTCGACCTCGCCGGCGCCTACGACCGGCTCGCCGGGCGCGGCTACGGCTACGGCCCCGCGTTCCAGGGCCTGCGGGCGCTCTGGCGGCACGGCGACGCGGTGTCGGCCGAGGTCGCGCTGCCCGGCGGCGACCCGGCCGGGTTCGGCGTCCATCCCGCGCTGCTGGACGCCGTCCTGCACGCCGCGCTCGTCGCCGCGCCGGACCGGGAGTTCGCGCTGCCGTTCGCGTTCGAGGACGTCCGGCTGTTCGCGCCGGGCGCCGACCGGCTGCGGGTGACGCTGACCCCGGCGGGACCGGACGCGGTGGCGCTGACGGCGTCCGATATGTCCGGGCGCCCGGTGCTCGCGGCCGGGTCGGTCACGCTGCGCCCGCTGTCGCCCGAGCAGCGCGCGGCGGTGTCGCGCGCCGGGCGGCCCGCGCACCGGCTACTCGCGCTGGCCTGGCCGCCGGTCGCGGTCCCCGACGCGCCGCCGGTTTCGGTGACGGCCTGGGACGCCCTCGGCCCCGGCGCGCCCGTCCCGAACGTCGTCGTGCTGAACGGCGCGTTCACCGGCGGCACGGGCGACGTCGTCGCGTCCGTCCACGACGTGACCGCGCGCGTCCTCGCCGTGCTCCGCGAATGGCTGGCCGACGATCGGTTCCTCGGCAGCACGCTGCTCGTCGTCACCCGGAACGCGGTGGACCCGCCCGGCGGCGCCGCGCCCGACCTCGCCGCCGCCGCCGTCTGGGGCCTGGTCCGCGCGGCGCAGGCCGAGGCGCCCGGACGGTTCGTGCTGGTCGACACCGACGCGGACGTGGACGTCGCGTCCGTCGTCGCGACCGGCGAGCCGCAGGTCGCGCTCCGGTCGGGCGTGCTGCGCGCGGCGCGGCTGGCCCCGGTGCGCCCGGCGCCGGGCGGCGGGTTCGACGCGTCCGGGACGGTCCTGGTCACCGGCGGGACGGGCGGGCTCGGCGCCGCGCTGGCCCGGCACCTCGTCTCCGAGCACGGCGTCCGGCGGCTCGTCCTCGCCGGGCGGCGCGGCCCGGACGCCCCCGGCGCCGCCGAACTGCTCGCCGACCTGGCCGAACGCGGCGCCGACGCGCGGGCCGTGCGCTGCGACGTGTCCGACCGCGCCGCCGTGGCCGCCCTGGTCGGCGGGATCGCGGAGCTGACGGCGGTCGTCCACACGGCCGGCGTCCTGGACGACGGCCTGATCGAAGCGCTGACGCCCGAGCGCATGGACGCCGTCCTCGCGCCCAAGGCCGACGCCGCCTGGTACCTGCACGAGACGATCCCCGAGGCCGCGACGCTCGTCCTGTTCTCCTCGGTGATGGCCGTGACCAGCGGACCGGGCCAGGGCAACTACGCGGCGGCCAACGCGTTCCTCGACGCCCTCGCCGCCCACCGCCGCGCCGGCGGACGGCCCGCGCTGTCGATCGGCTGGGGCCTGTGGACCCGGACGACCGGGATGGCCGAACAGCTTCGCGACGCCGACATCGTCCGGCTCAACCGGCAGGGTCTCGCCGAGATGCCCGTCGCCGACGGCCTCGCGCTGTTCGACGCGGCCGTCGCGCAGGACCGCGCCCACGTCGTCGCGGCGGCGCTGGACGCGGCGGCCCTCCAGGTCTCGGCGGGGATCGGGGCGCTGCCGCCGGTGCTGCGCGACCTCGTCCCGGCGGCGCGGCCCGCCCCGGCCGCGTCCGTCGAACCCGGCGACGTGCTCGCGCTCATCCGCAGCCAGACCGCCGTCGTGCTCGGCCACGGCGGCGCGGACCGCGTCGCGCCGGACCGGACGTTCCGCGACCTCGGCTTCGACTCGCTGACGGCCGTCGAACTGCGCAACCGGCTGAAGGCGGCCACCGGCCTCGCTCTCCCGGCGGCGGTCGTGTTCGACTACCCGACGCCGTCCGCGCTCGCCGCGTACCTGAGCGACCGCGTCGCGGGCACCGAAGCGCGTCCGGACGACGCTCCGGTGGCCGTCGACGCCGCCGATCCGATCGTCATCGTCGGGATGGGCTGCCGTTTCCCCGGCGCGTCCTCGCCCGACGAGCTGTGGGACGTCGTCGCGAACGCCCGCGACGTCACGTCCGGCCCCCCGGACGACCGGGGCTGGGACCTCGCCGCGCTGCCCGTCGACCGGGGCGGCTTCCTGCCCGACGCCGCCGCGTTCGACGCCGCGTTCTTCGGCGTCAACCCGCGCGAGGCGGCGGCGATGGACCCGCAGCAGCGGCTCCTGCTCGAAGTGTCCTGGGAGGCGCTGGAACGGGCCGGGATCGCGCCCGGCTCGCTCACGGGCAGCCGCACGGGCGTGTTCGCCGGGCTGCTCGCGCAGGAGTACGGCATCGGCGTGGACGAGGCGGCGGCCGGGGTCGCGGGCTACCGCCTGACGGGCAGCTCGGGCAGCGTCGCGTCCGGCCGCGTCGCCTACGCGCTCGGGCTCGAAGGCCCGGCGGTGACCGTGGACACGGCGTGCTCGTCGTCGCTCGCGGCCGTCCACCTCGCGGCGCAGTCGCTGCGCGCGGGCGAGTGCGACCTCGCGCTCGCCGGGGCCGCTACCGTCATGGCGACGCCGCGCGTGTTCGCCGAGTTCGCCCTCCAGCGCGGCCTGGCCGCCGACGGGCGCTGCAAGCCGTTCGCGGCGGCGGCCGACGGCACCGGCTGGAGCGAGGGCGCGGGCGTGCTCGTCCTGGAACGGCTGTCGCGGGCGCTCGACCTCGGACACCGGGTGCTCGCGGTGGTCCGGGGGAGCGCGGTGAACCAGGACGGCGCGTCCAACGGGCTCACCGCGCCCAACGGGCCGTCCCAGCAGCGGGTGATCCGGGCGGCGCTCGCGAACGCCGGGCTGTCGGCCGGCGACGTGGACGTCGTGGAGGCGCACGGCACCGGGACCGTCCTCGGCGACCCGATCGAGGCCGAGGCGATCATCGCGACGTACGGGCGGGAGCGCGCGGTTCCGCTGCTCCTCGGCTCGGTGAAGTCCAACCTCGGGCACACCCAGGCGGCGGCGGGCATGGCCGGGATCATCAAGACGGTCGCGGCGATGCGGCACGGGACCGTCCCGCCGACCCTGCACGTGGACGCGCCCACCCCGCACGTCTCGTGGACGGACACCGTCGTGCTCGCTCGCGGCGCGGTGCCCTGGCCCGAGACGGGACGGCCGCGCCGCGCCGGGGTGTCGGCCTTCGGGATCTCCGGGACGAACGCGCACCTCATCCTCGAACAGGCCCCCGCCGCTCCCGAAGCCGCGGCCGGGCCGCCGCTTCCCGTCGTGCCGCTGGTGCTGTCGGCGCGGAGCGCGACCGCGCTGCGCGGGCAGGCCGCCCGGCTGCTGGCGACCGTCCGCTCCGGCGCCGATCCGGCGGACGTCGGCGCCGCGCTCGTCACGACCCGGACGCCGTTCGAGCGCCGCGCGGTGGTCGTCGGCACCGACCCGGACGAGCTGGCCGCGCGTCTGGCGAAGGTGGCGGACGGGGCCGTCCGGTCTCCCTCGGCCGCGGCGACGACGGTCTTCCTCTACCCCGGGCACGGGAGCCAGTACGCGGGCATGGGCCGCGGGCTCGCCGCCGCGTTCCCGGTGTTCGCGGACGCGTTCGCCGAGGTCTGCGGTGCGCTGGACCCGCATCTGGACCGTCCGCTGGCGTCCGTCCTGGACGACGCGGACCTGCTGAACCGGACCGAGTACACCCAGCCCGCGCTGTTCGCCGTCGAGGTCGCGCTGACCCGGCTGCTCGGCGCGTGGGGCGTCCGGCCCGGCCTCCTGCTCGGACACTCCCTGGGCGAGCTGGCGGCGGCGCACGTGGCCGGGGTGCTGTCGCTGCCGGACGCATCCCGGCTGGTCGCGGCGCGCGGACGCGCGATGCGGAGCCTGCCGCCCGGCCGGATGGCGCAGATCCGCGCGAGCGCCGACGAGGTCGCGCGGTCGCTGGACGAGCTGGGCTCGGGCGCGTCCGTCGCGGCCGAGAACGCGCCCGACGCGACCGTCGTGTCCGGGCCGGCGGGCGAGATCGAGCGGGTCGTCGCGCTGTGGCGGTCGCGGGGCCGCCGGGCGGTGCGGCTGCCGGTCGCCCACGCGTTCCACTCCTCGGACCTGGACGGCGTCCTGGACGAGTTCGCCGCCGTCGCCGGGGAGGTCGCCTACCGGCCCCCGGAGATCCCGGTCGTCGCGAACCTGACGGGGCGGCTCGCGTCCGGGGACGACCTCATGTCGGCCGGGTACTGGGTGCGGCAGGCGCGCGAGCCCGTCCGGTTCGCGTCCGGCCTCGGCCGCGCCGGGGACGGGGCCGTGTTCCTGGAGGTCGGGCCGGGGCGTGCGCTGTCGTCGCTCGCGGCGCAGTCCGCGACGGGCGCCGCGCTCCCGACGCTGCGGCACGACCGTCCCGAGCCGGTGACGCTCGTGACCGCGCTCGGCGAACTGTCCGCCCGGGACGTCCCGGTGGACTGGCCCGCCTACTTCGGCGCCCGCCCGCCCGTGGACCTGCCGACCTACGCCTTCGACCGCCCCCGGTTCTGGCTGCTGCCCGAACCCGCCGCCGACGCGACCGACCTCGGCTTCGACACCGCCGACCACCCCGTCCTGACCACGCGGATGGAGACGCCCGGCACCCTCATCCTGTCCGGACGCCTGGCGTCCGGCGGCTGGGCGGCCGACCACGTCGTCGGCGGCGCCGCGTCCGCGCCCGGCACGCTGTTCCTCGAACTCGCGGCCCGCGCGTGCGCGGAGGTCGGCGCCGACGTCGTGCGGGAACTGATCCTGCGGACGCCGCTCGTCCTGCCCGCCCCGGGCGTCGCGATGCAGGTCGTCGTCCGATCCGGCGAGCCCGGAACCTGGGACGTGACGATCTCCTCGCGCACCGCCGACGGCCCCTGGACCGTCCACGCCACGGGCACACTCGCCGCCGCGCCGGACCCCGCGCTGGACGCGGTGCCGGTGAGGCTCCCGTCCGGCGCGGTCCCCGTCGGCCTGGACGACGCGTACGCGCGGCTCGCCGACCTGGGCTTCGCGCACGGCCCGGCGTTCCGGGGCCTGCGGTCGCTGTGGCGCGCGGACGACACCGTGTACGCCGAGGTCGGCACCCCGGACGGCGTGGACGTCGCCGGTTTCGGCCTCCACCCGGCACTGCTGGACGCCGCGCTCCAAGGCTGGCTGGCGGCCGGCCCCGGGCGCGCGCTCGTCCCGTTCGCCATCGAGGACGCGACACTCCACATGCCCGGCGCCGGGCACCTGCGCGTCCGCCTCACCCCGGCGGGCCCGGACGCGGTCGCGATCGCAGTGGCGGATGCGGACGGCCGCCCGGTGCTGACGGTCCGCTCGATGCGGACGCGTCCGATACCGCCCGGCGGATTCCGCGCCCCCGTCCGCCTGCACGCGCTGACCTGGACCCCCGCGACGACCCAGCCGCAGGAAATCCCGCAGCTGGAAGCACCGGACGTCCCCCAACCGGCGGCGGCCAACCAGCAGCGGGAGGCGCCGGACGTCCCGGCGGCGGCGAACATTCTGGTGTCCGACGCGTTCGTGAGGGACGTGCCGGTGCTGGAGGTGCCGGACGTCGGGCTCCATGAGGCGGTGCGCACCGTGTTGTGCGCGCTGCAGGACGCGGAGGGGCGCCTGGCCGTCGTCACGCGCGGCGCGGTGGCGCTGCCCGGCGAGGACGTGACAAGTCTGCCCGGCGCGGCCGTCTGGGGCTTGATCCGCTCGGCGCAGGTCGAGGAACCCGGCCGGTTCGTCCTGGTGGACACCGACGGCTCGCTGGATCTCGCCACCGTGCTCGCCACGGGCGCGCCGCAGCTCGTCATCCGGAACGATGTTCCGTATGTGCCGGGGCTGGCTCCGCTGCCCGAGTGTGGAGCGGAAGCGTTCCCAGCCGACGGCACGGTCCTCATCACCGGCGGGACAGGCGGTCTTGGCGCTGTGCTGGCCCGTCACCTGGCCGCCGCGCACGGCGTCCGGAAGCTCGTACTCGTCAGCCGCCGGGGCCCCGCCGCGCCCGGCGCGGACCGGCTCCGCGCCGACCTCGCCGAGCTGGGCGCGACCGCCGCGATCAGCGCGTGCGACGTCGCCGACGGCGCGGCCGTGGCCCGCCTGGTGGCCGGGATCCCGGACCTGACGGCCGTCGTCCACACGGCCGGGGTGCTGGACGACGGCGTCCTCGGCTCCCTCGCGCCCGACCGCGTCGACCCCGTCCTCGCCGCGAAGGCGGACGCCGCCGGGCACCTGCACGACGCGACGCGCGACCGCGAGCTGCGGGCCTTCGTGCTGTTCTCGTCCGTCGCGGGCACGCTCGGCTCGGCCGGTCAGGCCGGTTACGCGGCGGCGAACGCCTACCTGGACGGCCTCGCCGCGCACCGCCGGGCGCACGGCCTGCCCGCCGTCTCGATCGCGTGGGGCGTGTGGGCGCGGCGCGACGGCATGACCGCCCATCTCCGGGACGTCGACCTGGCCCGTCTCAGCCACCGCGGCCTCAAGCCCTTCTCGACGGCCGAGGGCCTCGCGATGTTCGACGCGTCCCTTGCATCGCCCCACCCCGCCGTCACAGCCCTCGGCCCGCACCACACCCCGGCCGCCGCGCCGACCCACCCGCCGCGCCACGCGTCAGACCGCGCAACGAGCGGCGCGACTGGCCGCGCGATGGGCCGAGCAACAGCGGGAGCGGTGGGCGATGCGGCGAGCCGCCCGACAGGCGATGCGATGGGCTGGGCGGCTGGCCGCTCGGCGGTGGGCGGTACGTCGGACCGTGCGACGGGCTGGTCGGCCGATGGCACGGCGAGCAGCACGGCGGAGTGGTCGGCGGACGGTGCGTCGGGCCGGGCTGAGGATCATGAGACCGGCTGGGTGACGGGCCGCGCGGCGGACCGGGCGACGCATCGCGCGGCGAGTGGCGCGGTGGAGTGGGCGGCGGGTGGTGCGTCGGGCCGGGTCGTGGATCGGGCGGCGGGTGGCGTCGGCGGGGACGATCCGGTGGAGCTGCGCAGGCAGCTTGCCGCGCTGGATCCCGACGGGCGGCGGCGCCGGGTGCTGGATCTGCTCGGCCGACGTGTCGCGGAGGTGCTCGGGCACGGGGACGGGGACGTCGAACCCGACCGCAGCTTCCGTGATCTCGGGTTCGACTCGCTCACCGCCGTCGAGCTGCGCAACGCGCTGACCGCCCTGACCGGCACGCCGCTCCCGGCGACGGTCGTCTTCGAGTACCCGACCCCCGCCGCGCTCGCCGACCACCTGAACCGGACCGTCCTCGGGACGGACGCGGCGGCGGAACCGGTGCGGCAGAACCCGGAGGAGCTGATCGAGGCGATGGACGCCGAGCAACTGATCGAGGCCGCGCTGCGCGGCCGGACCGGTCCGCGATGAGCGCGGGCACCGAGGCGCGGCTGGTGGCGGCGCTGCGCGAGGCGCTGAAGGAGATCGAGCGGCTGCGGGCGCACGGCGCGGACGCGTCCGACCCGGTCGCGATCGTCGGCGTGGGCTGTCGCCTGCCCGGCGGCATCGCGTCGCCGGACGACCTGTGGGACGCGGTCGCCGCCGGACGCGACGCGATCTCCGGATTCCCCGCCGACCGGGGCTGGGACCTGGATGCCTTGTACGACCCGGATCCGGACCGTCCGGGCACCTTCTACGTCCGCGAGGGCGGCTTCCTCGACGACG is from Actinomadura rubteroloni and encodes:
- a CDS encoding type I polyketide synthase, producing MTAVAIIGMSARLPGADGPDEFWELLRSGTDAVGEPPPGRDAPRAGGFLADVAGFDAALFGIAPREAVAMDPHQRLTLELGWAALEHARLAPDRLSGTDTGVFVAAPGDAYATAVRDHYTFTGRQRSMVANRLSYALGLRGPSLTVDTGQSSSLVAVHLAASSLRAGECDLAVAGGVSLMLAAETGLAELGALSPDGRCHVFDARANGFVRGEGGGLVVLKRLADALSDGDRVLAVVLGSAVNNGGRERGLTVPSASAQAALIGRACRRAGVDPAAVGYVELHGTGTAVGDPVEAAALGTALGIAPGRVRPLRVGSVKTNIGHLEGAAGIAGLLKTVLGLAHRHLPASLHYATPNPAIPLDELNLSVQDTPGPWPDGRAIAGVSSFGLGGTNCHVVVAEPETRPVEPRAQGPAEVPWVLSAQTAAALRGQARNLRDVSGDARDIGFSLVTTRAELEHRAVVLGGDALGAVAAGQPHARAVTGRARSRSRTVFVFPGQGAQWAGMGRALAASSPVFAARLRECADALAEFTGWSLLDVLAGGPIGGPVDGPISGPKGGPNGGPNGGADGGAKGGPDGCPNGGPDRGPDSGPLGGLDGDPVGGAFGGPDGGLVDGLDRVDVVQPALWAIMVALAAQWRALGVEPDAVVGHSQGEIAAACVAGALSLRDAARVVALRGRALTELAGTGGMASVALPAEAVAGRLARWDGRLSIAAVNGPESSVVSGEPDALAAFTAACEADGIRVRTVPVDYASHSAHVEAIRDRLLRDLAPVTPRTPEIPFRSAVRDMPPDAPLDAAYWYANLRRTVDFAPAARALAEADDTVFIEVSPHPVLTTAVQEATGCDAVPTLRRDDGDLGRFLLSAAEAYVRGVPVDWRPACGADARSTDLPTYAFQRKRYWLDRPEETTAAITMPEPDAEPGAEPDLADRVAALPPDAGRRLLGDLVRATAAALLGHPGPDTIENGTSFRDLGFDSHTSVALRDKLSAATGRPLPRTLAYDRPTPDAVADHLHAELTNPAARPAVDRAVGPADNRAASRAADHADNVAVGHTVGHTVGRAADRAADRGAGSAANPAANPAANPAANPAANPAANPAVGRATSHTADRAADRAADPADNLAADRAASPATNLAANLASEAAEAAEAAEAAGTAGTAGARGPEPIAIVGMACRLPGGVAGPEDLWNLVRDETDAMGPFPDDRGWDLASLYDPDPDRAGRTYVREGAFLADVAGFDAAFFGIAPREALAMDPQQRLLLELAWESLEHAGLDPSALRGTRTGTYVGMYGWDAGETVEGYRLTGGMSSVASGRIAYTLGLEGPAVTVDTACSSSLVAVHLACRSLRSGESDLALAGGVTVMATPSIFVELARQRGLAKDARCKAFAAAADGTAWGEGAGLLVLERLSDARRNGHDVLAVVAGSATNQDGASNGLTAPNGPSQQRVIRAALADAGLAPADVDVVEAHGTGTALGDPIEAQALLAAYGRERERPLLLGSLKSNIGHAQAAAGVAGLIKTVEAIRHGIVPKTLHVDAPTPHVDWTSGAVELATAARAWPETGRPRRAGVSSFGISGTNAHVIVEQAPDPEPAPRAQAWGTVPWLLSAKTEDALRGQAERLLAHLEDTANNPADVGRSLAARTAFEHRAVVLGADRAALTAGLAAVAAAEPAPDVVQGRAGERHGGTVFVFPGQGGQWLGMAADLLDRSPAFAEGMAACARHIDPLVDWSLLDVARETADDAWLARVDVVQPVLFTVMVSLAGLWRSLGVVPDAVVGSSQGEIAAACVAGALPLDQACRLIVERSRIFAAEMADTGRVASVGAAVAAVEARLAGHPALCVAGVNGPSATTVAGPVAELTAFVAELEAAGVRARVVAASVASHSPEVERVRARLDDVLAFVRPENAEVAVYSTVTGTAVAGAELTTAYWYENCRRPVAFETAVRALLADGYRDFVECGPHPVLAMNVEEIAEGTGAIVVGTLRRGDGGEARFLASAAERYARGGPTDWRPVFGGARRVPLPAYAFEHERFWLEPRAGGDAAGLGLVAAGHPFLGAVTDVPESGAVILSGRLSRTAHAWLADHTAAGAVLAPGTAFVELALRAGAEVGCGDLRELVLHTPLTLPERGGAAVRVVVDEADEPGSREVAVYSRADGTDEPWTVHARGRLAVPETVETPGRGAWPPPGATPVDLAGAYDRLAGRGYGYGPAFQGLRALWRHGDAVSAEVALPGGDPAGFGVHPALLDAVLHAALVAAPDREFALPFAFEDVRLFAPGADRLRVTLTPAGPDAVALTASDMSGRPVLAAGSVTLRPLSPEQRAAVSRAGRPAHRLLALAWPPVAVPDAPPVSVTAWDALGPGAPVPNVVVLNGAFTGGTGDVVASVHDVTARVLAVLREWLADDRFLGSTLLVVTRNAVDPPGGAAPDLAAAAVWGLVRAAQAEAPGRFVLVDTDADVDVASVVATGEPQVALRSGVLRAARLAPVRPAPGGGFDASGTVLVTGGTGGLGAALARHLVSEHGVRRLVLAGRRGPDAPGAAELLADLAERGADARAVRCDVSDRAAVAALVGGIAELTAVVHTAGVLDDGLIEALTPERMDAVLAPKADAAWYLHETIPEAATLVLFSSVMAVTSGPGQGNYAAANAFLDALAAHRRAGGRPALSIGWGLWTRTTGMAEQLRDADIVRLNRQGLAEMPVADGLALFDAAVAQDRAHVVAAALDAAALQVSAGIGALPPVLRDLVPAARPAPAASVEPGDVLALIRSQTAVVLGHGGADRVAPDRTFRDLGFDSLTAVELRNRLKAATGLALPAAVVFDYPTPSALAAYLSDRVAGTEARPDDAPVAVDAADPIVIVGMGCRFPGASSPDELWDVVANARDVTSGPPDDRGWDLAALPVDRGGFLPDAAAFDAAFFGVNPREAAAMDPQQRLLLEVSWEALERAGIAPGSLTGSRTGVFAGLLAQEYGIGVDEAAAGVAGYRLTGSSGSVASGRVAYALGLEGPAVTVDTACSSSLAAVHLAAQSLRAGECDLALAGAATVMATPRVFAEFALQRGLAADGRCKPFAAAADGTGWSEGAGVLVLERLSRALDLGHRVLAVVRGSAVNQDGASNGLTAPNGPSQQRVIRAALANAGLSAGDVDVVEAHGTGTVLGDPIEAEAIIATYGRERAVPLLLGSVKSNLGHTQAAAGMAGIIKTVAAMRHGTVPPTLHVDAPTPHVSWTDTVVLARGAVPWPETGRPRRAGVSAFGISGTNAHLILEQAPAAPEAAAGPPLPVVPLVLSARSATALRGQAARLLATVRSGADPADVGAALVTTRTPFERRAVVVGTDPDELAARLAKVADGAVRSPSAAATTVFLYPGHGSQYAGMGRGLAAAFPVFADAFAEVCGALDPHLDRPLASVLDDADLLNRTEYTQPALFAVEVALTRLLGAWGVRPGLLLGHSLGELAAAHVAGVLSLPDASRLVAARGRAMRSLPPGRMAQIRASADEVARSLDELGSGASVAAENAPDATVVSGPAGEIERVVALWRSRGRRAVRLPVAHAFHSSDLDGVLDEFAAVAGEVAYRPPEIPVVANLTGRLASGDDLMSAGYWVRQAREPVRFASGLGRAGDGAVFLEVGPGRALSSLAAQSATGAALPTLRHDRPEPVTLVTALGELSARDVPVDWPAYFGARPPVDLPTYAFDRPRFWLLPEPAADATDLGFDTADHPVLTTRMETPGTLILSGRLASGGWAADHVVGGAASAPGTLFLELAARACAEVGADVVRELILRTPLVLPAPGVAMQVVVRSGEPGTWDVTISSRTADGPWTVHATGTLAAAPDPALDAVPVRLPSGAVPVGLDDAYARLADLGFAHGPAFRGLRSLWRADDTVYAEVGTPDGVDVAGFGLHPALLDAALQGWLAAGPGRALVPFAIEDATLHMPGAGHLRVRLTPAGPDAVAIAVADADGRPVLTVRSMRTRPIPPGGFRAPVRLHALTWTPATTQPQEIPQLEAPDVPQPAAANQQREAPDVPAAANILVSDAFVRDVPVLEVPDVGLHEAVRTVLCALQDAEGRLAVVTRGAVALPGEDVTSLPGAAVWGLIRSAQVEEPGRFVLVDTDGSLDLATVLATGAPQLVIRNDVPYVPGLAPLPECGAEAFPADGTVLITGGTGGLGAVLARHLAAAHGVRKLVLVSRRGPAAPGADRLRADLAELGATAAISACDVADGAAVARLVAGIPDLTAVVHTAGVLDDGVLGSLAPDRVDPVLAAKADAAGHLHDATRDRELRAFVLFSSVAGTLGSAGQAGYAAANAYLDGLAAHRRAHGLPAVSIAWGVWARRDGMTAHLRDVDLARLSHRGLKPFSTAEGLAMFDASLASPHPAVTALGPHHTPAAAPTHPPRHASDRATSGATGRAMGRATAGAVGDAASRPTGDAMGWAAGRSAVGGTSDRATGWSADGTASSTAEWSADGASGRAEDHETGWVTGRAADRATHRAASGAVEWAAGGASGRVVDRAAGGVGGDDPVELRRQLAALDPDGRRRRVLDLLGRRVAEVLGHGDGDVEPDRSFRDLGFDSLTAVELRNALTALTGTPLPATVVFEYPTPAALADHLNRTVLGTDAAAEPVRQNPEELIEAMDAEQLIEAALRGRTGPR